The Coffea arabica cultivar ET-39 chromosome 8e, Coffea Arabica ET-39 HiFi, whole genome shotgun sequence genome window below encodes:
- the LOC113706672 gene encoding uncharacterized protein, whose amino-acid sequence MAAELGLLSLTQLQKLAQFQPPQPQPQTSSATTSWMWNPKQVAEDEDDSWEVRAFEQDTGNINGTTWPPRSYTCTFCRREFRSAQALGGHMNVHRRDRARLHQAPPGMNNPTSPSTASSTLIIPAQEFITNGGLCLVYSLANPNGTVLTPTPMNSCMESPSALLSVSSFPTNTLISPCPYTYPATPHSMNSSISQSSNTERSASNSNENNILDNIGQNRKDSAIEELDLELRLGRQ is encoded by the coding sequence ATGGCAGCCGAGCTTGGTCTTCTGTCCTTGACTCAGCTCCAAAAATTAGCTCAATTTCAACCACCACAACCGCAACCCCAGACCTCATCCGCCACTACTTCCTGGATGTGGAACCCTAAACAAGTAgctgaagatgaagatgattcatGGGAAGTAAGAGCATTTGAACAAGACACAGGAAACATCAACGGTACCACTTGGCCCCCAAGGTCCTACACTTGTACCTTTTGTAGAAGGGAGTTCCGATCCGCCCAAGCCTTAGGAGGCCACATGAACGTGCACCGCCGGGACCGTGCTCGGCTCCACCAAGCTCCGCCTGGTATGAACAATCCCACCTCTCCCTCCACCGCCTCTTCTACTCTCATAATCCCAGCTCAAGAATTCATCACAAATGGTGGACTGTGCCTGGTCTATTCCTTAGCCAACCCTAATGGCACTGTCTTGACTCCTACGCCGATGAATTCTTGCATGGAATCACCTTCAGCCCTTTTATCTGTCTCGAGTTTCCCAACCAATACTCTGATCTCGCCTTGCCCTTATACTTATCCTGCAACCCCTCATAGCATGAATTCATCAATCTCTCAGTCTAGTAACACTGAGCGTTCTGcttccaatagcaatgaaaacaATATTCTTGATAACATTGGTCAAAACAGGAAGGATTCAGCGATTGAGGAGCTTGATCTGGAGCTGAGGCTTGGGCGTCAATAA
- the LOC113704272 gene encoding acetylornithine deacetylase, with the protein MAASSAAKQALGALDKESFVTLLGKLIGESKFVQNNPPELIPEEDRIVRHVLDTLLPYSTTTGGGPLVINHVTYKPNRGNLIVEYPGTEPNKILSFVGMHMDVVTANPSDWDFDPFSLSIDGDKLRGRGTTDCLGHVALVAELMKKLGETKPQLKSSVVAVFIASEENSSIPGVGVDALVKDGLLDKLKQGPLFWIDTADKQPCIGTGGMIPWKLHVTGKLFHSGLPHKAINPFELAMEALKEIQLRFYKDFPPHPKEQVYGFATPSTMKPTQWSYPGGGINQIPAECTVSGDVRLTPFYSVSDVLKKLQEYVEDINENIEKLDTRGPVSKYVLPDENLRGRITISFDSANSGVACNLESPGFHVLCKATEEAVGHVKPYSITGSLPLIRELQDEGFDVQTAGYGLMATYHAKNEYCLLTDMCQGYQVFASIISQLED; encoded by the exons ATGGCTGCTTCATCTGCTGCAAAACAAGCATTAGGAGCTTTAGACAAGGAATCATTCGTGACCCTTTTGGGGAAACTAATAGGAGAATCTAAATTCGTTCAGAACAATCCACCAGAGCTGATCCCAGAAGAAGACAGGATTGTGCGGCACGTGCTCGACACTCTCCTCCCCTACAGCACCACTACCGGTGGAGGCCCGCTTGTTATCAACCATGTCACCTACAAGCCCAATAGAGGAAACCTGATTGTAGAGTATCCCGGAACTGAGCCCAACAAAATTCTTTCCTTTGTTGGAATGCATATGGATGTTGTTACTGCCAACCCTTCTGACTGG GATTTTGATCCTTTTTCGCTGAGCATTGATGGGGATAAACTACGGGGACGTGGAACTACTGATTGCCTTGGGCATGTCGCTCTTGTAGCTGAACTTATGAAGAAACTGGGAGAGACAAAGCCACAGCTGAAGTCCTCTGTTGTTGCTGTTTTTATAGCCAGTGAAGAGAATTCATCTATTCCTGGGGTTGGTGTGGATGCATTGGTTAAGGATGGATTGCTcgataagttgaaacaagggcCTTT ATTTTGGATAGATACAGCGGATAAACAGCCTTGCATTGGGACAGGTGGCATGATACCGTGGAAACTCCATGTTACCGGAAAGCTTTTCCACAGTGGTTTGCCCCATAAG GCTATTAATCCCTTTGAGCTAGCAATGGAAGCACTCAAAGAGATCCAATTACGGTTCTATAAAGATTTCCCTCCTCATCCTAAGGAACAAGTTTATGGATTTGCAACACCATCAACAATGAAACCAACTCAATGGTCTT ATCCAGGTGGTGGAATTAACCAAATTCCAGCTGAATGTACAGTTTCAGGCGATGTTAG GTTGACTCCATTTTACAG TGTATCAGATGTGCTGAAGAAGTTACAGGAGTATGTCGAAGACATAAATGAAAATATTGAGAAGCTTGATACTAGGGGCCCTGTTTCAAAATATGTGCTACCAGATGAAAACCTAAGGGGAAG AATCACAATAAGTTTCGACTCGGCAAATTCTGGAGTTGCTTGCAATCTTGAATCCCCTGGTTTCCATGTCCTATGTAAAGCGACTGAAGAGGCAGTGGGGCATGTAAAGCCCTATTCTATTACTGGTAGTTTGCCACTTATTAGAGAATTGCAG GATGAGGGCTTTGATGTCCAAACTGCAGGCTATG GCTTAATGGCTACATACCATGCCAAGAATGAGTACTGCCTTCTAACTGACATGTGCCAGGGCTACCAAGTTTTTGCCAGTATCATTTCACAATTGGAAGATTGA
- the LOC113704273 gene encoding uncharacterized protein has product MEFPLTFRAANPATMTFLGSKCGVSLYDVAGLSMKEKKSRKKMKQLVEVVRVSATAERGSGREAVDGGGAERESSSGGGYTSSAMEVTTFNQRFRSVETEFPVWEKIGAVVRLSYGIGIYVAMALAGRFICSMTGIDSSGGFDPSLDAIVEGLGYAAPPIMALLFILDDEVVKLSPHARAIRDVEDEELRSFFYGMSPWQFILIVAASSVGEELFYRAAVQGALADIFLRSTDLVTDARGMASMTGFLPPFVPFAQVFAAVVTAALTGSLYYVAASPKDPTYVVAPVLQSRSRREDLKKLFAAWYERRQMKKIYSPLLEAILALYLGFEWIQTNNIFAPILTHGIYSAVVLGHGLWKIHDHRRRLRQRVQQLKLEEKSTRNL; this is encoded by the exons ATGGAGTTCCCGTTAACTTTTCGGGCTGCGAACCCGGCGACGATGACGTTTTTGGGGAGTAAATGTGGAGTTAGCTTGTATGACGTGGCGGGGTTGAGTATGAAGGAGAAGAAGAGCAGGAAGAAGATGAAGCAGCTGGTGGAGGTGGTGAGAGTGAGTGCCACGGCGGAGAGGGGCAGCGGCCGGGAGGCGGTTGACGGTGGTGGAGCTGAACGAGAAAGCAGTAGCGGTGGTGGGTACACGAGCTCAGCTATGGAGGTGACCACATTCAATCAAAGGTTTAGAAGTGTTGAAACTGAATTTCCAGTTTGGGAAAAGATTGGAGCTGTCGTTAGACTCAGCTACGGAATCG GAATATATGTCGCAATGGCTTTGGCGGGAAGGTTCATATGCTCCATGACTGGGATTGATAGCTCGGGAGGTTTTGATCCATCCCTAGATGCCATCGTTGAGGGACTGGGATATGCAGCTCCTCCAATTATGGCGCTTCTTTTTATTCTTGAT GATGAGGTTGTAAAATTATCTCCTCATGCTCGTGCAATAAGGGATGTTGAGGATGAAGAACTAAGGAGCTTCTTTTATGGCATGTCTCCGTGGCAG TTTATATTGATTGTGGCTGCAAGCTCTGTTGGGGAGGAGCTTTTCTACCGTGCTGCTGTCCAG GGAGCATTAGCCGACATATTCCTGAGAAGCACTGATTTGGTGACAGATGCTCGTGGGATGGCATCTATG ACTGGTTTCCTGCCGCCATTTGTCCCATTTGCTCAGGTGTTTGCTGCTGTTGTAACTGCTGCTCTTACCGGTTCTCTGTATTATGTTGCTGCCTCTCCGAAAG ATCCTACGTATGTTGTTGCACCAGTATTACAATCTCGTTCTCGGCGTGAAGATCTGAAGAAGCTGTTTGCAG CCTGGTATGAGAGGAGGCAAATGAAAAAGATTTATTCGCCCTTGCTGGAAGCAATTCTAGCCCTTTACCTTGGATTTGAATGGATCCAG ACAAACAACATCTTCGCTCCAATCCTCACACATGGCATTTACTCTGCCGTTGTTTTGGGACATGGCCTTTGGAAAATACATGATCATCGGCGAAGACTACGCCAGAGAGTTCAACAGCTGAAATTGGAAGAGAAGAGCACGAGAAACTTGTAA